The Parashewanella spongiae genome has a window encoding:
- a CDS encoding TIGR01777 family oxidoreductase, which produces MNILITGGTGFIGRQLVALLSTHHQITVLTRNPTRAAENLGSRPEFIFSLEQLNDLNDYDLIINLAGEPIVQKRWTTEHKNTLCKSRWDITAKLSELILNSSEPPSCFISASAIGYYGRQNATSISEGSPPTPEFTHHLCHEWERLALLAQNDNTRVCILRIGVVLGCKGGALEKMLPLFKYGLGGPISSGKQGMSWIHERDLLRLIQFLMSHQDCRGVFNATAPNPVSNRELSKTLGRVLKRPAFIPMPSFVLKMLMGEMSDLLTEGQYVSPQKAMGAGFEFNYPTLNNALTQILGT; this is translated from the coding sequence ATGAACATATTAATCACTGGTGGTACCGGCTTCATTGGTCGACAACTTGTTGCATTACTCAGTACTCACCACCAAATTACCGTTTTAACGAGAAACCCTACGCGAGCAGCCGAAAACTTAGGCTCAAGGCCCGAATTTATTTTTAGTCTCGAGCAACTTAACGACCTAAATGATTACGACTTAATTATTAACCTTGCCGGCGAGCCAATTGTTCAAAAGCGATGGACCACCGAGCACAAAAATACTTTATGTAAAAGCCGATGGGATATAACGGCCAAATTAAGCGAATTAATCCTAAACAGTTCTGAGCCCCCCAGTTGTTTTATCAGTGCCTCTGCTATTGGATATTATGGGCGACAAAACGCAACTTCAATTTCCGAAGGTTCTCCCCCTACCCCAGAATTCACCCATCATCTTTGCCACGAATGGGAACGTTTAGCCCTATTAGCTCAAAACGACAACACACGTGTATGTATTCTCCGTATTGGTGTTGTTTTAGGCTGTAAAGGAGGAGCTCTTGAAAAAATGTTGCCCCTATTTAAGTATGGATTAGGAGGGCCGATCAGTTCTGGAAAACAAGGAATGAGTTGGATTCATGAGCGAGACTTATTGAGATTAATTCAATTCCTGATGTCTCATCAAGACTGTAGAGGCGTTTTTAATGCCACTGCGCCTAATCCTGTTAGCAATAGAGAACTCAGTAAAACATTAGGTCGTGTGTTAAAGCGCCCCGCTTTTATCCCAATGCCATCTTTTGTTTTAAAGATGCTCATGGGCGAAATGAGTGATTTGCTTACAGAGGGCCAATATGTCAGCCCACAAAAGGCAATGGGTGCAGGCTTCGAGTTTAATTACCCAACTCTAAATAACGCCCTAACTCAAATTTTAGGAACATAA
- the folX gene encoding dihydroneopterin triphosphate 2'-epimerase, with amino-acid sequence MKPEIAIIRIKNLRLRTYIGINEDEIINKQDVIVNATIHYPAIKARQSDNMNDALNYKVITKKIIALVENNRFSLLEHLTDQVLSIASEHDWVEYAIVEIDKPHALRFADSVSLEVRYQK; translated from the coding sequence ATGAAACCAGAAATTGCCATCATTCGCATTAAAAATCTTCGTTTACGTACATATATTGGTATCAATGAAGATGAAATCATCAACAAACAAGATGTTATCGTTAATGCAACCATCCATTACCCAGCAATAAAGGCTCGCCAAAGCGATAACATGAATGATGCACTAAACTATAAAGTCATTACAAAAAAAATTATCGCGTTAGTCGAAAACAATCGATTTTCGCTACTTGAACATTTAACCGATCAAGTGCTTTCGATAGCCAGTGAACACGATTGGGTTGAATACGCTATCGTTGAGATAGATAAGCCACACGCACTGAGATTCGCTGATTCAGTATCCTTAGAAGTGCGTTATCAAAAATGA
- a CDS encoding AI-2E family transporter, which translates to MNRFDHSSAAVKSFVILACVVVLLAGVKTASTIIVPFALSIFIAVICNPAIVWMTRYRVPKWLAVLMLMVFIVLMGLWLASIVGSSINEFSEQLPHYRDQLIQRFSWLLERLQSFNIQISKQQVLNYFDPGIALSMTTNMLSGVGNVMANMFLIILTVVFMLFEASSLPKKLHIALDDPEMRLQQIDKFLQSVNQYMVIKTLVSLATAVVVGIGLWIIGVDYVLLWAVVAFLFNYIPNIGSIIAAIPAILLALIQISPAAAGATAVLYVATNMVMGNIVEPRFMGRGLGLSTLVVFLSLIFWGWLLGSVGMLLSVPLTMVVKIALESSQSGGWLAVLLSDDGTA; encoded by the coding sequence ATGAATCGATTTGACCATAGCTCGGCGGCTGTGAAAAGTTTTGTAATTCTTGCTTGTGTGGTTGTTTTACTTGCTGGAGTAAAAACAGCGAGCACGATAATAGTTCCATTTGCATTGTCGATATTTATTGCGGTGATCTGTAACCCTGCCATCGTATGGATGACACGATATCGAGTACCAAAATGGCTAGCTGTTTTGATGTTGATGGTTTTTATCGTATTGATGGGGTTATGGCTAGCTAGCATTGTAGGCAGCTCAATAAATGAGTTTTCAGAACAATTACCACACTATCGAGATCAACTTATACAAAGGTTTAGTTGGCTGTTAGAGCGCTTACAAAGCTTTAATATTCAAATTTCTAAGCAACAGGTTTTGAATTATTTTGACCCTGGAATCGCCTTGTCGATGACGACAAACATGCTTTCAGGAGTCGGTAATGTAATGGCCAATATGTTTTTGATCATACTAACCGTCGTTTTTATGTTGTTTGAGGCAAGCTCGTTACCTAAAAAGTTGCATATTGCTCTAGATGATCCAGAAATGCGGTTACAGCAAATAGATAAATTTTTGCAATCAGTAAACCAATATATGGTGATTAAGACGTTAGTAAGTCTTGCAACAGCAGTTGTAGTAGGAATAGGTCTATGGATTATCGGAGTTGATTATGTGCTGTTATGGGCGGTTGTTGCTTTTCTATTCAATTATATTCCTAATATTGGTTCAATCATTGCTGCAATTCCAGCTATTTTATTAGCATTAATTCAAATTAGTCCAGCGGCGGCTGGTGCAACAGCTGTTCTGTATGTCGCGACCAACATGGTTATGGGGAATATAGTAGAACCTCGCTTCATGGGACGAGGTCTTGGTCTGTCAACGTTGGTCGTATTTTTGTCATTAATATTTTGGGGATGGTTGCTAGGTTCAGTCGGCATGTTGTTGTCAGTTCCACTTACTATGGTTGTAAAAATAGCTTTAGAATCCAGTCAAAGCGGCGGTTGGTTGGCTGTGTTGTTATCTGATGACGGAACAGCCTGA
- a CDS encoding HlyD family type I secretion periplasmic adaptor subunit — translation MLEILKKYRELWKAAKEHYDKIPDRKLSGNELEFLPAAVEILETPASPIGRTVSLTILALFSIAVLWAWFGKIDIEAVAQGKIIPQGQVKSIQALEIGKVEQIYVTEGQKVKAGQALIKLDPTDTEVDVKQVKANLLSAQLNAFRIELLLSKMETTQKVNFNSELEKVNKEFLSIANKQQIQLQNQQFYKDLELFNSMKASLAASIKQQQATIESVKTDIQRLKELTPLFTEQEKVTKKLRDKGHVSYVDWLAYKEKQVETSQNLKVQASRLEEAKAKLAALKSSGVQQDRQFHSEKLKELGAQRKEIKSYKLTLTKAEEREQNRYLTAPVSGTVQQLQVHTLGGVIQAAQPLMVIVPENATLEVEAMLLNKDVGFIHKDMHAEIKIESFPYTRYGLVDGTVRHVSNDSVEQKGIGRVYPIRVSIEQTQILVDNRHVPLQSGMSVTVEIKTGKRRLLEYFLAPFLKYQDESLKER, via the coding sequence ATGTTAGAAATATTAAAAAAATACCGTGAACTCTGGAAAGCGGCTAAAGAGCATTATGATAAAATTCCAGACAGAAAACTCAGCGGTAACGAGCTAGAGTTTTTACCTGCCGCAGTAGAAATTTTGGAAACCCCAGCTTCGCCAATCGGCAGAACCGTTTCGCTTACAATCCTTGCTCTATTTTCTATTGCCGTTTTATGGGCATGGTTCGGAAAAATTGACATCGAAGCTGTAGCACAAGGAAAAATCATTCCTCAAGGCCAAGTCAAATCAATTCAAGCGCTTGAAATTGGTAAGGTCGAGCAAATTTATGTTACTGAAGGCCAAAAAGTGAAAGCGGGACAGGCGCTAATCAAACTGGATCCAACTGATACAGAAGTAGACGTTAAACAAGTAAAAGCAAACCTATTGTCGGCACAACTTAATGCATTTCGTATAGAGTTATTGTTATCTAAAATGGAAACGACACAAAAGGTTAATTTCAACAGTGAATTAGAAAAGGTTAATAAAGAATTTTTATCAATTGCAAACAAGCAACAAATACAGCTTCAAAATCAACAATTTTACAAAGACTTGGAGTTATTTAACTCAATGAAAGCAAGCTTAGCAGCTTCCATAAAACAACAACAAGCTACAATTGAGTCAGTAAAAACAGATATACAAAGGCTAAAAGAGCTAACCCCGCTTTTTACAGAGCAAGAAAAAGTTACCAAAAAGCTAAGAGATAAAGGACATGTTTCATATGTAGATTGGCTTGCATACAAAGAGAAACAAGTAGAAACATCACAAAATCTAAAAGTACAAGCAAGTAGACTAGAAGAGGCTAAAGCTAAACTTGCCGCTTTAAAAAGTTCAGGTGTCCAGCAAGATAGGCAGTTTCATTCTGAAAAACTAAAAGAGCTCGGCGCACAAAGAAAAGAAATAAAGTCTTATAAACTGACTTTAACAAAAGCTGAAGAGCGAGAACAAAACCGCTACCTCACAGCTCCTGTCTCTGGAACCGTACAACAGTTACAAGTTCATACTTTAGGCGGTGTTATTCAAGCTGCACAACCACTTATGGTCATTGTCCCTGAAAATGCCACATTGGAAGTTGAAGCAATGCTTTTAAATAAAGATGTAGGTTTCATACACAAAGATATGCATGCTGAAATAAAAATTGAAAGCTTCCCGTACACTCGTTATGGATTAGTTGACGGGACAGTTCGTCATGTTTCTAATGACTCTGTAGAGCAAAAGGGGATTGGACGCGTATACCCAATCAGGGTATCAATAGAGCAAACCCAAATTCTCGTTGACAATCGACATGTCCCCCTTCAATCAGGAATGAGCGTTACTGTAGAAATAAAAACAGGTAAAAGAAGGCTGTTAGAATACTTCCTAGCACCATTTTTGAAATACCAAGATGAGTCTTTAAAAGAAAGATAG
- a CDS encoding type I secretion system permease/ATPase, whose translation MKEKNSSDENNNNEQEQVPTGLICLTMLLQYLKKPADPETIKHEYCPGGEDLTPITMVRTAKKLGVKARYGKIKQNRLEKAAFPLIAHSKDKTFFIIAAVKDGKALIQVPGEKPEQLPLESLWARWDGQAVFMTSRAMLAGKDRKFDISWFIPVVVKYRKLFKEVLLVSFFIQLFALVTPFFFQVVMDKVLVNRGLTTLDVLVVGLLVITIFDITLNGLRTYVFSHTTSRVDVELGSRLFDHMMRLPIAYFSSQPVGQIVARVRELESIRSFLTGNALTVVLDLFFTFVFFIVMYFYAPTLTYIVLGSIPVYFIISFLITPELRARTEEKFQRGAVNQAFLTESITGMETLKSMAVEPQMRQRWEEQLAGYVKASFRSVVLGIFGGQSVQLVSRIVSAILLWKGAQLVINGDLTVGQLIAFNMLSGQVAAPILRLAQLWQDFQQFRISLDRLGDVLNVPQEPQQSLNRPTLPPIRGKIQFDDVHFRYSPTAQKVLQGVNLEIGAGQIIGVVGRSGSGKSTLTKLIQRLYIPEQGRVMIDGNDLALLDPAWLRRQVGVVLQENILFNRSIKDNIALTDPTLSMERIIAVAQMAGAHEFILKLPQGYDTLLGERGAGLSGGQRQRIAIARALVTNPRVLIFDEATSALDYESERAIQDNMQSICRGRTVIIIAHRLSTVRHCDRILTVEEGVIIEDGSHDELLESKGRYAMLWSAQIGEA comes from the coding sequence ATGAAAGAAAAAAACTCATCTGATGAGAATAATAATAATGAGCAAGAACAAGTTCCTACAGGTTTAATTTGCCTTACTATGTTATTGCAATATTTAAAAAAACCAGCAGATCCTGAAACCATAAAACATGAATATTGTCCTGGTGGAGAAGATCTCACACCAATAACAATGGTTAGAACAGCAAAAAAACTTGGAGTTAAAGCCAGATATGGAAAAATTAAACAGAATAGATTAGAAAAAGCTGCATTTCCGCTCATTGCTCATTCAAAAGATAAAACATTTTTTATTATTGCTGCAGTTAAAGATGGCAAAGCCTTAATACAGGTTCCAGGAGAAAAACCTGAACAACTGCCACTTGAATCTTTATGGGCCCGATGGGATGGTCAAGCAGTCTTTATGACAAGTAGAGCAATGTTGGCAGGCAAAGACAGAAAGTTCGATATTAGTTGGTTCATTCCTGTCGTTGTAAAATATAGAAAACTATTTAAAGAAGTATTACTTGTTTCTTTTTTTATTCAATTATTTGCTTTAGTTACTCCTTTCTTTTTTCAAGTCGTTATGGATAAGGTTTTGGTTAATAGAGGATTAACAACACTTGATGTATTAGTTGTTGGACTATTAGTCATAACAATTTTTGATATAACTCTAAACGGGCTAAGAACTTATGTTTTTTCTCATACGACAAGTAGAGTTGATGTTGAATTAGGTTCTCGGCTATTCGATCACATGATGAGGCTGCCAATTGCTTATTTTAGCTCTCAACCAGTAGGTCAAATTGTAGCTAGGGTAAGAGAACTAGAAAGTATACGATCATTTTTAACAGGAAATGCATTAACTGTTGTTTTAGATTTATTTTTCACATTTGTCTTTTTCATTGTGATGTATTTTTATGCGCCAACCCTAACTTACATTGTATTAGGTTCGATTCCTGTTTATTTCATTATTTCATTTTTAATTACCCCAGAATTAAGAGCTCGAACAGAAGAAAAATTTCAAAGAGGAGCCGTTAATCAAGCGTTTCTAACCGAATCCATAACCGGAATGGAAACGCTTAAATCAATGGCAGTAGAACCCCAAATGCGCCAACGATGGGAAGAACAGCTGGCAGGTTATGTCAAAGCTTCTTTTCGGTCGGTGGTGTTAGGTATTTTTGGAGGGCAATCTGTTCAACTTGTGAGCAGAATTGTATCAGCTATTCTACTTTGGAAAGGTGCTCAATTGGTGATCAATGGAGATCTTACCGTTGGTCAGCTAATTGCTTTTAATATGCTTTCAGGACAAGTAGCAGCGCCTATTTTACGTCTTGCTCAACTATGGCAGGACTTTCAGCAATTTCGAATTTCTCTCGACAGGTTAGGTGATGTACTGAACGTCCCCCAAGAACCACAGCAAAGCTTAAATCGTCCAACACTTCCACCGATTAGAGGAAAAATTCAATTTGATGACGTACATTTTCGTTACTCACCGACTGCTCAAAAGGTGCTACAAGGGGTTAACTTAGAAATAGGTGCTGGACAAATCATTGGGGTAGTTGGTCGTTCCGGTTCAGGTAAATCCACTCTTACCAAACTAATACAGCGTCTTTATATTCCAGAGCAAGGAAGAGTTATGATCGATGGCAATGATCTAGCACTTTTAGATCCAGCATGGCTTAGACGTCAAGTAGGAGTTGTACTTCAAGAAAACATTCTATTTAACCGCTCGATAAAAGATAACATCGCACTGACGGATCCAACACTATCAATGGAGCGCATAATTGCAGTAGCACAAATGGCAGGTGCTCACGAGTTTATTTTAAAACTACCTCAAGGTTACGATACCTTATTAGGTGAACGAGGCGCAGGCCTATCAGGAGGGCAACGCCAACGTATAGCTATCGCCAGAGCTCTTGTAACGAATCCGAGAGTCTTGATTTTTGATGAAGCAACATCAGCATTGGATTATGAATCTGAGCGAGCAATTCAAGATAACATGCAGAGTATTTGCCGTGGAAGAACAGTGATTATTATTGCTCATCGTCTTTCAACTGTTCGGCACTGTGACCGAATTCTCACTGTCGAAGAAGGAGTCATCATAGAAGATGGATCTCATGATGAATTGCTTGAGAGCAAAGGGCGCTATGCGATGTTATGGTCGGCACAAATAGGAGAAGCATAG
- a CDS encoding DNA/RNA non-specific endonuclease — MKKILFASVCLSFSSFINAACHNHLDMGTPNDSDQLLCRDGYAVGYNYQKKVANWVSYYITKDSVNAFYKRSNSFKTDKELPSQFQSTSTDYSRTGYDRGHLAPSGTVDFSKDSMQQSFLMSNMAPQLPGFNRGGWKGLEDKIRNWANTYNELYVISGPVWDGNEEYIGNGVYIPNAFFKVILDPYYNDSIAYLIPHQKVKSSEMSKYITTVNKVEELTGFDFFSELNDGVEEDVESQLWETW; from the coding sequence ATGAAAAAAATATTATTTGCATCAGTATGTTTAAGCTTTTCATCATTTATTAATGCTGCTTGCCATAATCATTTAGATATGGGAACACCAAACGATAGTGATCAATTATTATGTAGAGACGGTTACGCAGTAGGCTATAATTATCAAAAGAAAGTAGCTAATTGGGTTTCGTATTACATAACAAAAGATAGTGTTAACGCATTTTATAAACGCTCAAATAGTTTCAAAACTGATAAAGAACTCCCATCTCAATTTCAATCAACTTCAACTGACTATTCTCGAACAGGTTATGACCGAGGGCATTTGGCTCCATCAGGCACTGTTGACTTCAGTAAAGACTCAATGCAACAGAGTTTTCTAATGTCGAATATGGCTCCTCAATTACCTGGTTTTAATCGAGGTGGCTGGAAAGGATTAGAAGATAAAATTCGGAATTGGGCAAATACTTATAATGAATTATATGTAATTTCTGGTCCAGTTTGGGATGGTAATGAAGAATATATTGGTAATGGTGTATATATACCAAATGCATTTTTTAAAGTGATTTTAGATCCTTATTATAATGATTCAATAGCTTATCTAATTCCTCATCAAAAAGTTAAATCAAGTGAGATGTCAAAATATATTACAACTGTCAATAAAGTGGAGGAATTAACTGGGTTTGATTTCTTCTCTGAATTAAATGATGGGGTTGAGGAAGACGTGGAATCACAATTATGGGAAACGTGGTAA